One genomic region from Frateuria soli encodes:
- a CDS encoding D-(-)-3-hydroxybutyrate oligomer hydrolase, producing the protein MNAFLKRLPLLLLPALAAGGTHAAAVEPAMTSLDFVPGAVRVTTHRDHDDLLSAGLGLAGLAGAPVGFDDPADPSAAQLRRRAIQMSWKGIADLGRLGGYGQVYGGVPMVPGREYQAFAWIPGAHQPHRLLLQAPDRFDKDKRCLVVTASSGSRGIYGAIALAGAWGLPKGCAVVYTDKGAGSGFFDYADDSGVALDGRRAKRGEAPLEFMPPPLPANAGIAVKHLHSGDNPEADWGRHVLQAARFGLAMLDRAYPDQAPFTPQNTRIIATGLSNGGGAVLQAAGLDDDKLLDGVVALEPNVQLAGQGRKLYDYATEAALWLPCALSDARFDTVPFARAPMTRGWAQRCASLHAQGLIKVGTLAAQAAEAYGHLRAAGWSDPAMQVAATSTAFDLWRAIGAGYASAYLRRGPADMPCGFHYAATRPDGTPGVADATTRAAWWSDSAGIPPGNGIGLFGGTDRSADPALVGEQCLRALWTGTDATSKALHAGIDATVALMPRADLPLWVVHGASDGLLPTAFTSEPYVAWLRAEGRHPLYWKVPHAQHFDAFLPLPGFGERHLPLLPYGYAALDRLWAHLQGSAPWPADIRTPAGRPRGGQALTHAALDLP; encoded by the coding sequence ATGAACGCGTTCCTGAAGCGCCTGCCCCTGTTGCTGCTGCCGGCCCTGGCCGCCGGCGGCACCCACGCCGCGGCGGTGGAGCCTGCCATGACGTCCCTCGACTTCGTACCCGGCGCGGTGCGCGTCACCACGCATCGCGACCATGACGACCTGCTCAGCGCCGGTCTGGGACTGGCCGGCCTGGCGGGGGCGCCGGTGGGGTTCGACGATCCTGCCGATCCCTCCGCGGCGCAACTGCGCCGGCGCGCGATCCAGATGAGCTGGAAGGGCATCGCCGACCTCGGTCGGCTGGGCGGTTACGGCCAGGTCTACGGCGGCGTGCCGATGGTGCCGGGACGCGAGTACCAGGCGTTCGCGTGGATACCTGGCGCGCACCAGCCCCACCGCTTGCTGCTGCAGGCGCCGGACCGGTTCGACAAGGACAAGCGATGCCTGGTCGTCACCGCATCGTCCGGCTCGCGCGGCATCTACGGCGCGATCGCGCTGGCCGGCGCCTGGGGCCTGCCGAAAGGTTGCGCGGTGGTTTACACCGACAAGGGTGCCGGCAGCGGCTTTTTCGACTATGCCGACGACAGCGGCGTTGCGCTGGACGGCCGGCGCGCGAAGCGCGGCGAGGCACCGCTGGAGTTCATGCCACCGCCGCTGCCGGCCAACGCCGGCATCGCGGTCAAACACCTGCACTCGGGCGACAACCCGGAAGCGGACTGGGGCCGTCACGTGCTGCAGGCGGCCCGTTTCGGGCTGGCGATGCTCGATCGCGCCTATCCCGACCAGGCGCCGTTCACGCCGCAGAACACGCGCATCATCGCCACGGGCCTGTCCAACGGCGGCGGCGCGGTGCTGCAAGCCGCCGGTCTGGATGACGACAAGCTGCTCGATGGCGTGGTCGCGCTGGAACCGAACGTGCAGCTGGCGGGGCAGGGCCGCAAACTCTATGACTACGCCACCGAGGCGGCGCTCTGGCTGCCTTGCGCCTTGAGCGACGCCCGCTTCGACACGGTGCCGTTCGCCCGCGCGCCGATGACCAGGGGCTGGGCGCAGCGCTGCGCCAGCCTGCACGCGCAGGGACTCATCAAGGTCGGCACGCTCGCGGCGCAGGCGGCCGAAGCCTATGGCCACCTGCGTGCCGCCGGCTGGAGCGACCCGGCCATGCAGGTCGCGGCGACCTCCACCGCGTTCGATCTGTGGCGTGCGATCGGCGCCGGCTACGCCTCGGCGTACTTGCGCCGAGGGCCGGCCGACATGCCCTGCGGCTTCCATTACGCCGCCACCAGACCTGACGGCACGCCCGGCGTGGCGGATGCGACGACACGCGCGGCCTGGTGGTCGGACAGCGCCGGCATCCCGCCCGGCAACGGCATCGGCCTGTTCGGCGGCACCGACCGCTCGGCCGATCCGGCGCTGGTCGGCGAGCAGTGCCTGCGTGCGCTCTGGACGGGCACCGACGCCACCTCGAAAGCCCTGCACGCGGGCATCGATGCGACCGTCGCGCTTATGCCGCGTGCGGATCTTCCGCTGTGGGTCGTGCACGGTGCCAGCGACGGCCTGCTGCCGACTGCCTTCACCTCCGAGCCCTACGTCGCCTGGCTGCGCGCCGAAGGTCGCCATCCGTTGTACTGGAAGGTGCCGCACGCGCAGCATTTCGATGCGTTCCTGCCGCTGCCCGGCTTCGGCGAGCGACACTTGCCGCTGCTGCCCTACGGCTACGCCGCGCTGGACAGGTTGTGGGCGCATCTCCAGGGCAGTGCGCCGTGGCCGGCCGACATCCGCACGCCGGCAGGCCGTCCGCGCGGCGGGCAGGCTCTCACGCACGCGGCGCTCGACTTGCCATAG
- a CDS encoding response regulator transcription factor, which translates to MPSLLIADDHPLFRAALRQAAIACVADCRVDEAADLADAMVALAAAPETDLVLLDLHMPGSKGLSGLAALRGQHPGVAVLVVSAHDEPRTVRRVLDHGAAGFIPKSASPAQIGEAIRTVLDCGTWVPPDLAKAVDALVPNPQDTDLAARLARLTEQQYRVLALIGEGLLNKQIADRLAIQERTVKAHVTAIFEKLGVRNRTQAGLLLRSLDLGEPARVL; encoded by the coding sequence ATGCCCTCCCTGCTGATCGCCGACGACCATCCGCTGTTCCGCGCCGCGCTGCGGCAGGCGGCGATCGCCTGCGTGGCCGATTGCCGGGTCGACGAGGCCGCCGACCTGGCCGATGCCATGGTCGCGCTCGCCGCGGCGCCAGAGACCGACCTGGTACTGCTGGACCTGCACATGCCCGGCAGTAAGGGGCTGTCCGGTCTGGCCGCGCTGCGCGGCCAGCATCCGGGCGTGGCGGTGCTGGTGGTGTCCGCGCACGACGAACCGCGCACCGTGCGGCGCGTGCTGGACCACGGCGCGGCCGGCTTCATTCCCAAGAGCGCCAGCCCCGCGCAGATCGGCGAGGCGATCCGCACGGTGCTCGATTGCGGCACCTGGGTCCCGCCGGACCTGGCCAAGGCAGTCGATGCACTCGTACCCAATCCGCAGGACACCGACCTCGCCGCGCGCCTGGCGCGCCTGACCGAGCAGCAGTACCGCGTGCTGGCGCTGATCGGCGAAGGGCTGCTCAACAAGCAGATCGCCGATCGGCTGGCGATCCAGGAGCGCACGGTAAAAGCGCACGTGACGGCGATCTTCGAGAAGCTCGGCGTGCGCAACCGCACGCAGGCCGGTTTGTTGCTGCGCTCGCTGGACCTGGGCGAGCCGGCGCGCGTTTTGTAG